A genomic region of Oncorhynchus mykiss isolate Arlee chromosome 16, USDA_OmykA_1.1, whole genome shotgun sequence contains the following coding sequences:
- the pla2g12b gene encoding group XIIB secretory phospholipase A2-like protein isoform X2: MLPRTVSFLLLFIFLSPGMSASLVSRTTREEDGPPAVPTSFRVATSAAVGVPSEVDTVQAGGPVVDDTPSAEAVAEALVTNEPVTDAAVADEVVAIEPVKDTPVADALVADAPVDAFIITEEETEALITEAMIKELSARVEKEDLAEETEIQDAILKELADRETLGKAVEEPIEEAAEAYAPGEDPASSEILVFEAQEEDSGWGLASVRESLQAANGYFDSLVELMGGRNGVCQYKCKYGKTPVHRYGYVTPEPNGCSSNLLGFQVPDGFDIGIPAMTQCCNQLDSCYDTCGSNKYRCDSKYRWCLHAICSDLKKSLGFVSKVKACETVADALYNTVWTLGCRSFMNSQREACYCEGEERDEL, translated from the exons atgcttccccgtacCGTATCCTTCCTCCtgctcttcatcttcctctccccTGGGATGTCTGCTTCTCTGGTCAGCAGGACGACCCGCGAAGAGGACGGCCCTCCTGCTGTTCCGACCTCGTTCAGGGTTGCCACCTCTGCTGCTGTAGGTGTTCCGTCGGAGGTTGATACCGTGCAGGCAGGTGGCCCGGTCGTTGATGATACTCCTTCAGCTGAGGCTGTGGCAGAAGCCCTAGTGACAAATGAGCCTGTTACAGATGCCGCTGTAGCTGACGAGGTTGTAGCCATAGAGCCGGTTAAGGACACCCCAGTTGCTGATGCTCTGGTAGCAGATGCCCCTGTAGACGCCTTTATCATAACAGAAGAAGAAACAGAGGCCCTGATAACAGAAGCAATGATTAAAGAGTTGTCTGCCCGGGTGGAGAAGGAAGACCTCGCTGAAGAGACAGAGATTCAAGACGCCATCTTGAAAGAGTTGGCTGACCGGGAGACCCTTGGGAAGGCAGTGGAGGAGCCCATTGAAGAAGCAGCAGAGGCATATGCTCCAGGGGAGGATCCAGCCAGCTCTGAGATACTTGTCTTCGAAGCCCAGGAAGAGGACTCTGGATGGGGGTTGGCTTCCGTCAGAGAGAGCCTCCAGGCAGCCAACGGATACTTTGACTCTCTTGTGGAACTGATGGGGGGACGCAATGGAGTGTGTCAATACAAGTGCAAATACG GTAAAACACCTGTGCATCGCTATGGTTACGTGACCCCAGAGCCCAACGGTTGCAGCTCCAACCTCCTAGGATTCCAGGTACCAGACGGT TTTGACATTGGCATCCCAGCCATGACTCAGTGCTGTAACCAGCTGGACAGTTGCTATGACACCTGTGGCTCCAACAAGTACCGCTGTGACTCCAAGTACCGCTGGTGTCTCCACGCTATCTGCTCTGACCTGAAGAAAAGCTTGGGGTTCGTGTCAAAGGTCAAAG CCTGTGAGACCGTAGCAGATGCTCTGTACAACACTGTGTGGACGCTGGGCTGCAGATCCTTCATGAACAGCCAGAGGGAAGCATGTTactgtgagggagag gagagggacgaGCTGTAG
- the pla2g12b gene encoding group XIIB secretory phospholipase A2-like protein isoform X1 produces the protein MLPRTVSFLLLFIFLSPGMSASLVSRTTREEDGPPAVPTSFRVATSAAVGVPSEVDTVQAGGPVVDDTPSAEAVAEALVTNEPVTDAAVADEVVAIEPVKDTPVADALVADAPVDAFIITEEETEALITEAMIKELSARVEKEDLAEETEIQDAILKELADRETLGKAVEEPIEEAAEAYAPGEDPASSEILVFEAQEEDSGWGLASVRESLQAANGYFDSLVELMGGRNGVCQYKCKYGKTPVHRYGYVTPEPNGCSSNLLGFQVPDGFDIGIPAMTQCCNQLDSCYDTCGSNKYRCDSKYRWCLHAICSDLKKSLGFVSKVKACETVADALYNTVWTLGCRSFMNSQREACYCEGEERDEL, from the exons atgcttccccgtacCGTATCCTTCCTCCtgctcttcatcttcctctccccTGGGATGTCTGCTTCTCTGGTCAGCAGGACGACCCGCGAAGAGGACGGCCCTCCTGCTGTTCCGACCTCGTTCAGGGTTGCCACCTCTGCTGCTGTAGGTGTTCCGTCGGAGGTTGATACCGTGCAGGCAGGTGGCCCGGTCGTTGATGATACTCCTTCAGCTGAGGCTGTGGCAGAAGCCCTAGTGACAAATGAGCCTGTTACAGATGCCGCTGTAGCTGACGAGGTTGTAGCCATAGAGCCGGTTAAGGACACCCCAGTTGCTGATGCTCTGGTAGCAGATGCCCCTGTAGACGCCTTTATCATAACAGAAGAAGAAACAGAGGCCCTGATAACAGAAGCAATGATTAAAGAGTTGTCTGCCCGGGTGGAGAAGGAAGACCTCGCTGAAGAGACAGAGATTCAAGACGCCATCTTGAAAGAGTTGGCTGACCGGGAGACCCTTGGGAAGGCAGTGGAGGAGCCCATTGAAGAAGCAGCAGAGGCATATGCTCCAGGGGAGGATCCAGCCAGCTCTGAGATACTTGTCTTCGAAGCCCAGGAAGAGGACTCTGGATGGGGGTTGGCTTCCGTCAGAGAGAGCCTCCAGGCAGCCAACGGATACTTTGACTCTCTTGTGGAACTGATGGGGGGACGCAATGGAGTGTGTCAATACAAGTGCAAATACG GTAAAACACCTGTGCATCGCTATGGTTACGTGACCCCAGAGCCCAACGGTTGCAGCTCCAACCTCCTAGGATTCCAGGTACCAGACGGT TTTGACATTGGCATCCCAGCCATGACTCAGTGCTGTAACCAGCTGGACAGTTGCTATGACACCTGTGGCTCCAACAAGTACCGCTGTGACTCCAAGTACCGCTGGTGTCTCCACGCTATCTGCTCTGACCTGAAGAAAAGCTTGGGGTTCGTGTCAAAGGTCAAAG CCTGTGAGACCGTAGCAGATGCTCTGTACAACACTGTGTGGACGCTGGGCTGCAGATCCTTCATGAACAGCCAGAGGGAAGCATGTTactgtgagggagaggagagggacgagCTGTAG
- the pla2g12b gene encoding group XIIB secretory phospholipase A2-like protein isoform X3: MLPRTVSFLLLFIFLSPGMSASLVSRTTREEDGPPAVPTSFRVATSAAVGVPSEVDTVQAGGPVVDDTPSAEAVAEALVTNEPVTDAAVADEVVAIEPVKDTPVADALVADAPVDAFIITEEETEALITEAMIKELSARVEKEDLAEETEIQDAILKELADRETLGKAVEEPIEEAAEAYAPGEDPASSEILVFEAQEEDSGWGLASVRESLQAANGYFDSLVELMGGRNGVCQYKCKYGKTPVHRYGYVTPEPNGCSSNLLGFQFDIGIPAMTQCCNQLDSCYDTCGSNKYRCDSKYRWCLHAICSDLKKSLGFVSKVKACETVADALYNTVWTLGCRSFMNSQREACYCEGEERDEL, translated from the exons atgcttccccgtacCGTATCCTTCCTCCtgctcttcatcttcctctccccTGGGATGTCTGCTTCTCTGGTCAGCAGGACGACCCGCGAAGAGGACGGCCCTCCTGCTGTTCCGACCTCGTTCAGGGTTGCCACCTCTGCTGCTGTAGGTGTTCCGTCGGAGGTTGATACCGTGCAGGCAGGTGGCCCGGTCGTTGATGATACTCCTTCAGCTGAGGCTGTGGCAGAAGCCCTAGTGACAAATGAGCCTGTTACAGATGCCGCTGTAGCTGACGAGGTTGTAGCCATAGAGCCGGTTAAGGACACCCCAGTTGCTGATGCTCTGGTAGCAGATGCCCCTGTAGACGCCTTTATCATAACAGAAGAAGAAACAGAGGCCCTGATAACAGAAGCAATGATTAAAGAGTTGTCTGCCCGGGTGGAGAAGGAAGACCTCGCTGAAGAGACAGAGATTCAAGACGCCATCTTGAAAGAGTTGGCTGACCGGGAGACCCTTGGGAAGGCAGTGGAGGAGCCCATTGAAGAAGCAGCAGAGGCATATGCTCCAGGGGAGGATCCAGCCAGCTCTGAGATACTTGTCTTCGAAGCCCAGGAAGAGGACTCTGGATGGGGGTTGGCTTCCGTCAGAGAGAGCCTCCAGGCAGCCAACGGATACTTTGACTCTCTTGTGGAACTGATGGGGGGACGCAATGGAGTGTGTCAATACAAGTGCAAATACG GTAAAACACCTGTGCATCGCTATGGTTACGTGACCCCAGAGCCCAACGGTTGCAGCTCCAACCTCCTAGGATTCCAG TTTGACATTGGCATCCCAGCCATGACTCAGTGCTGTAACCAGCTGGACAGTTGCTATGACACCTGTGGCTCCAACAAGTACCGCTGTGACTCCAAGTACCGCTGGTGTCTCCACGCTATCTGCTCTGACCTGAAGAAAAGCTTGGGGTTCGTGTCAAAGGTCAAAG CCTGTGAGACCGTAGCAGATGCTCTGTACAACACTGTGTGGACGCTGGGCTGCAGATCCTTCATGAACAGCCAGAGGGAAGCATGTTactgtgagggagaggagagggacgagCTGTAG